In the Veillonellales bacterium genome, GCGGATTGAAAATCCATCCGGGTAAATAAATGTCATCTGATCCAGTTTCCCAATGCGCTGTAACGCGTCTCCCATTCTTTGCTTCAACCCATTTTGATCCTCAACCTTTTTCATGCCCGGTGTGGCAGCCAAATCCTCAAGCTGAATCATAACCGTTCCGACCTGTGTCTGCACACGGTCAGCGTAATCAGCAGCGACTGACTGCGCTGTTTCATCAACGCTTTTCGTCAAACAGCGGCTGGCATAATAGTAGCTCGCTCCGGACAATATACCTAGAGCTAGAATTAAAAGTACTCCTCCTGCCAACATAATACGCACACGAATACTGTTGAATCCATTGCTCATTCTATAATCTCCTCTCCAGTTATAATAATAATACCCATGTTTCGGCAGCGTCCTGCCGAGGACATGGCAACGCTTCTTTCAACCTGCCCCGTGCGAAGGCAGCAAAAACAGCACCAGATGTCAATCCTCTGGTGCTGTTACAATTCTTCGTTGAATCGGCAACCTGGCAATCATAGGTTTTCATCCCCTTAGACCCATGGCTTTGCGTCACTATCTTTCGATAAATTTGCTAAATATTCTTATATTTTATTATTATTTTACATTATTTATCCATTTATGTCAAGCACTGCGTTTTCCTGCAGTTTCTTCTGGCTCCTGAACAAACAAAGTAAGCGCAAACCCGATTACCGGTAAAAAAGCCAGCAAATCAAACACCCATAACAATCCCGACACATCGGCAAGCCAGCCCAGTCCCATAACGCCCAAAGCACCAAGACCAATACTGAATCCCAGCGTCAGACCCGAGGCCATGCCGATATTGGCCGGCATCATTTTCTGGGCCATCACCAGACTGCTGGTAAAGGTTGCCGCCAGCAGCACACTGACAATGGCCAGGAGAATAAATGACCAAATGCCGCCCAGAATAGTGAAGAGATATAGCAGCGGCGCAACCGGCAAAATAGAATACAGCATTACCTTTCTGCTGCCGTAATGATCGCTGAACGGACCGCCCAATAAAGTTCCCACTGCTCCGGCAGCTAAATAAACCGTCAATAATGATGCGGCATAAACCGGGCTTCCCTGCAAAAAAGAAGTGTAGTACAACGGCACAAAAGTATTAATACCGGAATTAACTGTCGCCCGTACAAGCACCATTCCCAGCAGCGCCAGCAGCGGTAAATTCAGCAAAATTGCCGTTTTGCCCTTACTCGAGCTGCTCTTGTGCGCCTGGGGCAGACGGTTAAATTGCTTCATAGCGAAAAGCAGCAGTACACTAATTACAATATTTGGCAGCACAAATACGTAAAGGAAATGGGAATTGCCCATCAGTAAGGTCCCCAGCAGCAGCGAACCGAGGGCAAAGCCCGCATTCCCGCCAACGGAAAATAGACTGGCCCCCTTCCCCTTCATTTTACCGCTGAGCCAATTCACCATTTTCGCCCCTTCAGGATGAAAAACAGCGCTGCCAAATCCACTGACCGCCGTACACAACAAGACCAATGAATAACTGGGCACCAGCAGCGAAGCCAGCATTACCGCCCCTGTTATAAAACAGCCCAGGGGCATCCGCCACGGACGTGACTTTCGATCACTCAGGTAGCCAAAAACAGGCTGGCTGACAGAAGAGGTTATATTCTGCAGCAGCACAATCGCCGTTAATTCCGCATAATTCAAACCAAACTTGACTTTAAAAAAAGGCAGCGCCACAAATAACGCACCCATTGATAAATCAGTCACAGCATGTGCCGCGGCAATTAACCAAATGGAACGCGGCACATTTTTTACAAATCCAAACACCGGATCCACTTCCCCTCGCTTATTTGACAATTGGATTTTAATAGGATGATATTGATTTAATCACATCAGTATGCTCCCTATTATAGTCCTAAAATTGAGATTTTGCATGAACAATATTGCTTACTTATAGCACGATATTGATATCACAGGGAGAAACAGTATGCTTATTGCCAGCAGCGGTCAACCAATTAATCCGCATAAGAGTCATGAATTTCCTATTACGATCAGGTGAATTGAAAATTACGAAAAACGATCTCATCCTCAACGATACAGAGGATGAGATCAAATGAAACTTAATACAGGCGGAGTCTGAACCCTATCTGTATTTTAATTATTTTTTCAGTCTGGCGCGAACCGACCGGACAATTTCCCGGGCAAAAGGCCCCAGATTTGAATCTGCATAGGCTTTTAATGTTCCCACTGCTACTTGCCGGATAGCGGCCTTGATAAGTCTCGGATCCGTAACATTTTTTTGCCGCAATGTTTCTTCCAGGTGTACCGCCGCTGTCAGTACATTTTCAGCCGCCGACTTATTAATAGCCGTTACCAAGTCGGCTCTTCCAACCACGATATCGCCCATTGCCGCAAACAATTCGGCAGCAACAGACACCATGTCACTCGGCTGCTCATCAACAATAATCACCGGACGCTGGCCCAGCAGCATTTCATCCGCCTGACTGACAAACTTAGCATTAATGCACCGAATATGCCGGGCCGAGGTCTGGCGCAGTACCTGACTGTCAACATTCGTCGCAATATTAATCACCTGCAGTGTCTGGGGCTGCTGATTAAAATCCTTGATGCAGCTGATCACTTCCTGGTCAGGCACCGCTAAAATCACCGTACCCAGTTTAACCAGCTCCTCCATGCTTTCCACGACCGGTAATTTCAGTTCTTCGCCAACCGTCTTTAACCGATCCGCATCCCGGTCGAATAAATACAAATCTGCCGTATCGGCCAGTCTGACCGCTAAAGCCCGCCCCATCCGGCCGGTTCCAATCAATCCTACCGCCATATTCTGCCTCCATTCGCTGAAAAAAGATCTACCTTACCATTCTATGATGTTTCCCATCCGTGGGGAACATCACCTGGAATCAAATACCCGGTCGTAAATATATTTCATGCCGACATCAATAGCCTCGCAAACCGACATAAACAAAATCACAACGAAAACAGCCACTCGTTCCAACATCACTTCACCCCTGCAGCCAAGTCTGCAATACAGGAATCAGAACCGGCACATAGAGAAAATGCAGGAATTCAAACAGCAGCAGTCCCACGATTCCCCCTACCACCGAACCATTGATCCGAATCCACTGCAAATCATCGCCGGCTTTTTCTTCAATAAATTGATTCAAACTCCGGTCGGTCAACCCATCCAGAGCACTGCGGGTAACGGCTCCCACCAAATGATGCTCTGTTTCCAGAATATCATTGACCGCTTCCTGCACATACCCCTCGATCCAGTCCTGAAGACGCGTATCGGTTTTAAACTGTTCCCAATATTGGAGAATCTGAGCGGAAAGCCAGGCCATTATCGGCGAAACTTGTCCGTCTGCCGGCGTTTTTACGGAGTCAATGCCCCGTTCAATCAAATCGGACAGCACCTCTTTCAAACTAATCCGGTCAATGAGCTCGACCTGCCAGCTGTTGATGGAATGAGCAAATTCAGTATCCTGCTCCAAGCGAAGGGCAATCGCAGACATTCGCTGCCGCAGCCAGGGACGCAGCGGATGATCCGGTTGCCGAACCGCCTGTAATGCCACCAGAATCTCAACCTGCAAAGCTTCTGCCGCTTCGGCCAGGTTCACCGCATCCACCGCTTCCAGCACATTTCTAATCAGCACTTTCCACCAGGAATCCGTCATCTGGCTGCTATACCGTTCTAAATACTGGTAAATCGCAGCTTTAGTCTGCTCACGCCGCACATAACGAATCAATTCTTCCAGCAACCCGTCAATCAGCCGTTCATCATACCGTTTTCCTAAAACCCGACGGATGATCCGGCTGATCCATGGCGCCAATTGAGCAATCTGCCACTGTTTTTTCAAAAAACTTTCCACCCGGCCGGCAGCCTGCAAGGTATCCATTTCCGTTAAAATCGCCTGAATTCCTTTCGCCGCGGCGGCGGCCAGCCGTCCCCGATCATTTTTCTCCTCCACCCAGCGGATAAAACTGCGAACTAAATGAATACCGGTTAATCGGCGGCGAATCGACTCCTTGCTCAGCAGCTCATACTGGACGGAACGAACCAGCGCCTCCACAATCTTTAGCCGGCTGCGGGGAATAATGGCCGTATGCCAGGGAAATCCCAGCGGTTTGCCAAACAGGGCTGTAACGGCAAACCAGTCGGCTATACCGCCTACCAGCGCCGCCTCCAATGTCGTATATCCCATTTCCAGCAGCAGGCTGTCCCGGCAGCAGAGCCTTAACAGCAGCGTAACTATAAATAATAGAAAGACCACGGCCAACGTCCGGTTTGCCGCCTTTCGGTTTCTCATTCGCTACCACCTGTACAAAATTTTTTTACACGGTTTTGCCTTTGTCGACGATATAAAAATTTATAACATCCACAAATTTTTTAGCTATAAACCATCCGCTATACGCTATGAGCAAAAAAAGTGAGCAAAAAAATCAGCATACCGGCAATGCCGCCAACTACCGATCCGTTAATCCGGATCATCTGCAAGTCGTCGCCCACCTTATCTTCAATAAACTCCACCAGCATAGCATTGGTAAACTGATTTAGCCCGGTTTTTACCGTCAATCCGATCTGGTCATGATGCTGCTCCACCAGAGTATGCAGCCCGCTTTTAATTTCACGGTCAAGGGATGCCTGCTGTCCATTGTTGGCTTTAAATCCGGCAATCATCCGGTCAATCTGCCAATTGAGCCACTTTACTAATTTCAGCATTTCGCCAACCGGCCTTGTCCCTGCCGTCTGCCGCAAAAACGTCACCAGTGAAATGATCTGCGCACTGATATTGACCTGATGTATCAGCTTCATTTTCCAGTCTTCCACCTTTGTCTGAACCCCGCTGTCCGTCTTCAGCGCCACAATCGCTTCTTCCAGCCATTTGGTAATCTTTTCTCGTGCCGGGTGGTGAGCATTTTTCATGTCCTGTAAACAGTCAATTAATTTTTCCTGCACCAAACCGGCCAGCTGAAGCGGTGAAATCGCCAGAACGGCAGCTACCAGCTTCCGTCCGGTCATATCCCGCTCGTAGGCTCTCTGAGCCTCGGACAGAATAACGGCCAATTGTTCCCTTACCGCTTGCTGTCCGGCCAGTCGTATCAGTTCAGCCAAAATGAAGGAAACAAGCCGGTCGGTGTACCCGCTGCGAAGGGACCATTCCATAATTTGAGCCGCCAGCGGTGCCGCCTTCACCTTGTCCACATTGCGCACCAACAGTTCTTCCAGCAGCAAGCCGATTTCTTCCCCATCCATTTTATCCAGAAGATCCAGCACTACTCTGCGGATAATCGCTTTTACAGCTTCTTTCCCGCCATGCTGTTCCAGGTATTGAATCAGAAATTCGGCGAAATTATACCGTTCCAGTTCGCTCATTATATTTTCTTTCGTCAGCAGTTCCTGTTCCACCATATCGGTTAACGCTTGAAAAATCCGCTCCCGGTTGCGGGGAATGATGGCAGTACGGAAAGGAATGCCCAGGGGCTTGCGAAATAAGGCGGTAACGGCAAACCAATCTGCCAGACCGCCAACCATGGCAGCCTGGCAGCCGCTGGCGATTAAACCGCCGAAAAAGCTGTGACTAAAAGGATAACTAGCCAAAAACCCCAGGGAAACCGTCCCTAACGTTATGGTTGCCTTATACCGGTTTGACTTCATAAAACCACCTGTTCGTCTTGTCTCCCCTAATAGCTCTGGCTCTGAAATTCACTGATATTCAAAGTGGCATCACTTGTCTCATCCATCGTAATGGCTACCGTATCGCCGACTTTGGCTAAGGGCAGCTTGGGTGACGTATTGACAGTGCCGACAAAAATCCGGGAATCGCCTTCCAGCATAAAATAAAAATAGGATTCGCCGCCTTTGGCCGCCGCCGATATCCGGCTGATGCGGCCCTGCAGGGTGACTTGCTTATTGTTGCTGCCGGGAACAAACAAATTGCCCTTGCTGCTTAAATTCTGCCGGTAAGCCCGGAGGGCGCTTTCGATGTCCGGCCCCACCCCGACCACATTATAATTTTCTACCGAAATAAAGGCAACGGACTTCAGCAGACCCTCTTTATCCTTTAGCGGCGCAATATAGGTTGGCACGCCGTTGATATTGTACAAAATCGGATACCCGGCCCGGTAGCCCTTTTCCTGCACCTGTCCTTCCGCCGATTTTGTCGCCCCGGCTTCATTGGCCCCGGCTACTTTATACCATTTCGCTTCTTTGCTGCGGGAATTGACCAGGATGAACCCTACCGTGCTTTCATCCCTGCCGGAAGAAGTAATACCCGTATACCAATAGACGCTGTTATCATTGCCATAAATCAAATGCAATCCATTCCCGGTCGGCTTTAACGTTCCCGTTTTCGCAAAAACGCTGTTCCAAAAGCCATTTACATATTCTCCCCAGTCCCGGATTTGAGAATAAATAAACTCTTCCGGCTGTACCCGGTCTACCCAGTCCGGCACGTCATCCAAACTATAGCGCTTCATCTCTCCTGTCTGGGCGTTCACAAGAACCACCCCGACGGCATCATGGCCCAGATAACCTACCTTATTCTTATAAAGTGTCACTACCCAGTAAGGATTCAACTCATCGTCCACTTCAAAAGAAAAGTCCGCCATCCCCACATTTACAATGCCATGGAAATACAGATAACGGGGTAAATAATCCATAATAAAACCCCTGGTCTGATACTTAAGATAAATATCCTTGCCGTTGACATTTTGAATCAGCCGTACATCCTGAGGGTTGGTAGCCGATACCATCACATAGCCTTTACTGCCCAGCCGGTAATTGGAGAGCCATTGGAAAATGCCCCGGTGCTCCAGTGGTCCCACATAATATAATTTATTTTGTATTTTTTGCAATACCAGCTTCCCTGATTGAACTTCACTGCCTAAAGCAGGAACCTCGCCGATTTTTTTATCTGCCAGCTTTTTCGCCGTCTCTTCATCAATAATCCGAATCTGGGATAAATTAATCGGCTCCACATCCGCGGTAAAAGAACTCTCCTTCACCTCTCCCAGCAAATTGCGGAAAGACTGATTGTAAAACAAAGGAGTGCTGGTCAAGAAAGGAAAAATAAACAAATTGGCAACACCGGCAATCAGCAAAAACGCCCCCAGCACAGCCACAAACTTATAACGTTTTACCAGCCAGTTGTATTTTTGATAATCCGTAATATTGACGACATTAAGCCGGTCCTGAAACAGCCAGGGCAGCAAACGCCGCAATACTTCCCCAAAAACAGTACCGGCAATAAACTGCCGGAATTTATTCATCATGGCTAAAAGGGGTACAAATAAAAACACCATCCCCCATACGATCAGCAGCATCGACCAATCGGTAAATCCTAATGCCAATACAGGCATCTCCAAATAGAAATAAGCGAAATTAAACAGTATAAATAACAATACCGCAGCCAGCATAGGATTATCCCCTCTCAAAAAATCCCCCATTATATCTTTATCTTATGTGATTTCCCCTGTATTATCACAATTCCTGCAAAAATGTTAAATGGTTTTTGGCTCATAGCCCTATTCCCCTCTAGAAAGAGGGGTGGCGCAAAGCGACGGGGTGTGTACGTTATTGGGCTCATAGCTCATAGCTCATAGCTCATAGCTCATAGCTCATAGCTCATAGCTCATAGCCAAAATTGTCTATTGGAAGCACTGGCTCTGCAAGGCAAAAATCAGCCTGGTCTATCCCAGGCTGATTTTATTATACTATAATTTGCGAATAATATGATATAAGGAATCCCGTTCTACCGGAACGCGGCCGGCCTGACGAATCACATCAATCATAGTCTGCTTGCTCAGACACTTGGATGACTTGACACCGGCAGCATGCATAATCTTTTCCTCACTGACCGTACCGTCAATATCGTTGGCGCCAAACCCAAGAGCCAGCTGGGCGATAGGCAGGGTAAGCATAATCCAGTACGCTTTGATATTTTTAAAATTATCCAGCAGCAGCCGGGAAACCGCCATAGTTTTTAAATCATCCCAAACACTGGTGCGGTGAATCTGACTCTCCAATGCCGTGTTGCCAGGCTGAAAGGGAAAGCAGATAAAGGTTTGAAACCCACCGGTTTCATCCTGCAGTTCCCTAAGCGACAATAAATGGTCAACTCGTTCTTCCAATGTTTCAATATGCCCGTACAGCATGCTGGCATTCGTGGGAATCCCCATGCTGTGGGCAGTGCGAACCACCTCCAGCCACTGAGCCGCACTGGCCTTATTGGGGCAAAGCTTGGTACGCACCCGGTCGGACAGGATCTCCGCCCCGCCGCCCGGCATAGAATTCATGCCGGCATCCAGCAGGATTTGCAGCACCTCCCGGATTGACTTGCCGGAGATTGCAACAAAATGCCAGACTTCGACGGCGGTAAAGGCTTTTAAATGAATTTCTGGAAATTCCGCTCGCAGCGCCCTGATGATATCCACATAATACTCGAAAGGCCACGTGGGATGCAGCCCGCTGACAATATGCAGTTCCTTCAGGTCACTATCGCACGCCGCCCTCCTGGCAATCTCCAGCACTCGCTCCTTGGTCATTGCATAAGCACCGTCGCTGTCCCCGTCACGGCCAAAAGCGCAAAACTTGCAGCGGGAACTGCAAATATTCGTCAGGTTAATATGCCTGTTCACATTAAAATAGACAAAATCGCCGCTGATCCGCTTTCTCGCCAAATCCGCCAGATACCCCAGCCAGGCTAAATCATTGCCCTGAAACAGTGCCAGTCCGTCTTCTTTCGTAAGGCGTTCGCCGCGGCGTACTTTACCTTCTATCGCAGTAAGTATTGATTTCAATATAGTGCCACTCCTTTCAGCATATAATTCAGCACGCAGCCCGCTTCTTCCTGCTAAAAGGCGACACAAACAGTCATTATGCAGCAACTTTTCGCTTTGTTTTTTTAGTATGCGGCGAAGTACGAACGCTAACTCTGTTTAGCATCACAAAATACGGCTATTTCTTTTGCGCCTTGATTAAGTCCAGAATGCCGGTTTCTTGTATCGTTTTTGATATTTTTTTGCTGTCGGAAATCCACTTTTCTTCTGATTTTTGGGGGCCTAAATATTCGACCTGCAATCCCATATTTTCCACACTCTTTTTGAATTCGGCGTCCTCAATCATTGCCTTGAATCCTTCAACCAATTTGGCTTTTACCTCCGGCGGCATATCTTTCGGCGCTGCCACCCCAAACCAATTTGTATAGGCAATATCAAACCCCTGCTCTTTCAAAGTCGGCACGCCGGCAAAATCCGGATCGGTCAGCCGCTGTTCTCCTGTCACTGCCAGCACTCTTACCGTACCGCTTTTCATATGCTCTTTAACCGTGGCTGGATTAACAATGGCAACCTGGACGTGTCCCCCCAGCAATGCGGTAATTGCTTCACCTGAACTGCGGAATGGAACTTGTTCAAGTGTGGTACCCGCCGCCTTGCCGATCATTTCGCCAATCACATGAGGAAATGAGCCAATGCCGCTATGACTAAACTTTAGTTGTCCCGGATGCTGTCTGGCATAATTGACTAAATCATCAACATTTTGCCACGGCTGCTCAGTCTGAACTGCCAATGTCCAAGATGAAGCTGTCATTTGTGCCAGAGGTTGTAAATCGGTTAAATAATTGTATTTTGTCATACCATACAACGGCAACACTAATAATTCAGCCGCGGTTATCCCAACGGTATAGCCATCCGGCCTGGCTCCGGCCACTTCATTCCAGCCGATGGTACCTGCGCTTCCGGGCTTGTTGACAACAATCAGCGGCTGCCCCAGATATTTAGGTGCCTCTTTTTCCATGACCCGGGCTATCAGATCTGCTGCTCCCCCGGCACTAAACGTCACAATGACTGTAATAGGTTTCTCCGGATATTTCCCGGTGGTACTTACCGCTTTGTTTTGCATCCCGCTGCACCCCCCCAGCAAAATAGAAATCAGCAGCAAACAAACTGCCGACAACACCAAGGATTTGTTTCGCATTACACGCCGCCTCCTTTTTTATGATTTTAGCAGGAACTGCTTATTTCTTTTGCGCCTTGATTACATCCAAAATGCCGGTTTCCTGCACTACCCGGGTAAAAATCCGGTTGTCGGCCAGCCATTTTTCACCGAATCCTCTTGCATCCACATATTCAACCTGCAGTCCCATATTGTTCATTTCCTGCTGAAATTCCGGATCAGTGACAGCTGCCTTGAGTCCTGCTTCCAGTTCAGTTTTTACCTCTATCGGCAGATCTTTCGGAGCCGCAACGCCGTACCAATTATTTAACATAACATTAAGGCCCTGTTCCTTAAATGTCGGCACATCGGCAAGTAACGGTTCCTTCAGCCGTTTTTCACCAGTCACTGCCAATACTTTTACTGTACCGTTTCTCACATGCTCTTTAACGACCATAGGATTCACAACAATAAGCTGAACATGCCCTCCCAGCAACGCCGTGGTCACTTCACCTGCTCCGCGGAAGGGAACTTGTTCCATCTTAATCCCAGCTGCCTCCCCAAATAATTCTCCGATTACATGGGGAAAGGACCCTACACCGCCATGGCCAAACTTTAATTGACCCGGATGACTTTTCCCGTAGGCAATTAATTCATCGAGCGTCTGCCACGG is a window encoding:
- a CDS encoding MFS transporter, coding for MFGFVKNVPRSIWLIAAAHAVTDLSMGALFVALPFFKVKFGLNYAELTAIVLLQNITSSVSQPVFGYLSDRKSRPWRMPLGCFITGAVMLASLLVPSYSLVLLCTAVSGFGSAVFHPEGAKMVNWLSGKMKGKGASLFSVGGNAGFALGSLLLGTLLMGNSHFLYVFVLPNIVISVLLLFAMKQFNRLPQAHKSSSSKGKTAILLNLPLLALLGMVLVRATVNSGINTFVPLYYTSFLQGSPVYAASLLTVYLAAGAVGTLLGGPFSDHYGSRKVMLYSILPVAPLLYLFTILGGIWSFILLAIVSVLLAATFTSSLVMAQKMMPANIGMASGLTLGFSIGLGALGVMGLGWLADVSGLLWVFDLLAFLPVIGFALTLFVQEPEETAGKRSA
- a CDS encoding tripartite tricarboxylate transporter substrate binding protein, producing MRNKSLVLSAVCLLLISILLGGCSGMQNKAVSTTGKYPEKPITVIVTFSAGGAADLIARVMEKEAPKYLGQPLIVVNKPGSAGTIGWNEVAGARPDGYTVGITAAELLVLPLYGMTKYNYLTDLQPLAQMTASSWTLAVQTEQPWQNVDDLVNYARQHPGQLKFSHSGIGSFPHVIGEMIGKAAGTTLEQVPFRSSGEAITALLGGHVQVAIVNPATVKEHMKSGTVRVLAVTGEQRLTDPDFAGVPTLKEQGFDIAYTNWFGVAAPKDMPPEVKAKLVEGFKAMIEDAEFKKSVENMGLQVEYLGPQKSEEKWISDSKKISKTIQETGILDLIKAQKK
- the mqnE gene encoding aminofutalosine synthase MqnE, whose amino-acid sequence is MKSILTAIEGKVRRGERLTKEDGLALFQGNDLAWLGYLADLARKRISGDFVYFNVNRHINLTNICSSRCKFCAFGRDGDSDGAYAMTKERVLEIARRAACDSDLKELHIVSGLHPTWPFEYYVDIIRALRAEFPEIHLKAFTAVEVWHFVAISGKSIREVLQILLDAGMNSMPGGGAEILSDRVRTKLCPNKASAAQWLEVVRTAHSMGIPTNASMLYGHIETLEERVDHLLSLRELQDETGGFQTFICFPFQPGNTALESQIHRTSVWDDLKTMAVSRLLLDNFKNIKAYWIMLTLPIAQLALGFGANDIDGTVSEEKIMHAAGVKSSKCLSKQTMIDVIRQAGRVPVERDSLYHIIRKL
- a CDS encoding DUF445 domain-containing protein; its protein translation is MKSNRYKATITLGTVSLGFLASYPFSHSFFGGLIASGCQAAMVGGLADWFAVTALFRKPLGIPFRTAIIPRNRERIFQALTDMVEQELLTKENIMSELERYNFAEFLIQYLEQHGGKEAVKAIIRRVVLDLLDKMDGEEIGLLLEELLVRNVDKVKAAPLAAQIMEWSLRSGYTDRLVSFILAELIRLAGQQAVREQLAVILSEAQRAYERDMTGRKLVAAVLAISPLQLAGLVQEKLIDCLQDMKNAHHPAREKITKWLEEAIVALKTDSGVQTKVEDWKMKLIHQVNISAQIISLVTFLRQTAGTRPVGEMLKLVKWLNWQIDRMIAGFKANNGQQASLDREIKSGLHTLVEQHHDQIGLTVKTGLNQFTNAMLVEFIEDKVGDDLQMIRINGSVVGGIAGMLIFLLTFFAHSV
- a CDS encoding NAD(P)-binding domain-containing protein, encoding MAVGLIGTGRMGRALAVRLADTADLYLFDRDADRLKTVGEELKLPVVESMEELVKLGTVILAVPDQEVISCIKDFNQQPQTLQVINIATNVDSQVLRQTSARHIRCINAKFVSQADEMLLGQRPVIIVDEQPSDMVSVAAELFAAMGDIVVGRADLVTAINKSAAENVLTAAVHLEETLRQKNVTDPRLIKAAIRQVAVGTLKAYADSNLGPFAREIVRSVRARLKK
- a CDS encoding DUF445 domain-containing protein, yielding MRNRKAANRTLAVVFLLFIVTLLLRLCCRDSLLLEMGYTTLEAALVGGIADWFAVTALFGKPLGFPWHTAIIPRSRLKIVEALVRSVQYELLSKESIRRRLTGIHLVRSFIRWVEEKNDRGRLAAAAAKGIQAILTEMDTLQAAGRVESFLKKQWQIAQLAPWISRIIRRVLGKRYDERLIDGLLEELIRYVRREQTKAAIYQYLERYSSQMTDSWWKVLIRNVLEAVDAVNLAEAAEALQVEILVALQAVRQPDHPLRPWLRQRMSAIALRLEQDTEFAHSINSWQVELIDRISLKEVLSDLIERGIDSVKTPADGQVSPIMAWLSAQILQYWEQFKTDTRLQDWIEGYVQEAVNDILETEHHLVGAVTRSALDGLTDRSLNQFIEEKAGDDLQWIRINGSVVGGIVGLLLFEFLHFLYVPVLIPVLQTWLQG
- a CDS encoding tripartite tricarboxylate transporter substrate binding protein, with product MKKKILCLVGCLFVITILSSGCSKATQPAAKTTKYPGKPITIIVPFSVGGGLDLAARALEKGAAKQLGQPLIVVNKPGGAGAVGWNELAGSSPDGYTIGMVAADMLCLPLYDSTKYNYPTALEPLAQVSAVPMVIAIQTGQPWQTLDELIAYGKSHPGQLKFGHGGVGSFPHVIGELFGEAAGIKMEQVPFRGAGEVTTALLGGHVQLIVVNPMVVKEHVRNGTVKVLAVTGEKRLKEPLLADVPTFKEQGLNVMLNNWYGVAAPKDLPIEVKTELEAGLKAAVTDPEFQQEMNNMGLQVEYVDARGFGEKWLADNRIFTRVVQETGILDVIKAQKK